A single region of the Demequina sp. genome encodes:
- a CDS encoding ABC transporter ATP-binding protein/permease, producing MNRGPFGGANLPAEKAMNFKGSSKRLAALLKPEQVLVYLVIVLGAASVGLAVIGPKVLGNATTIIFEGLMSGTGIDFGHLHTILLWVVVIYVLSSLLSLAQGWILNGVTQRTVLRLRAQVEDKIHRLPLSYFDQHPRGELLSRVTNDIDNVSQTLQQTLSQLFTSILMVIGVLIMMIYISPWLALIAVVSIPLTLAIVTVVAKRSQVMFVEQWTKTGQLNGQIEEDFTGHALVKVFGRQQRSQAEFDETNEKLFKASFGAQFVSGIIMPATMFVGNLVYVGVAVVGGIMVAHGTLPLGDVQAFIQYSRQFQQPLSQLGSMANLLQSGVASAERVFDLLDSPDETADRPDAPSPSEGKGRLVFEDVKFSYSEDKPLIEDLSLTVEPGRTVAIVGPTGAGKTTLVNLIMRFYELNGGRITLDGVDIAHMSRQDLRSRTGMVLQDAWLFGGTIRDNIAYGNIDASEEEILDAARAAYVDRFVHSLPDGYDTVLDDDATNVSAGERQLITIARAFVARPQVLILDEATSSVDTRTELLVQHAMADLRKDRTAFVIAHRLSTIRDADVILVMEHGAIVEQGNHAELLAAKGAYARLYEAQFTQPVDEVGAVSS from the coding sequence ATGAACCGCGGGCCGTTCGGCGGTGCCAACCTCCCCGCAGAGAAGGCCATGAACTTCAAGGGCTCGTCGAAGCGCCTCGCGGCACTTCTCAAGCCCGAGCAGGTGCTCGTCTATCTGGTCATCGTCCTGGGAGCCGCATCGGTGGGGCTCGCGGTGATCGGCCCTAAGGTGCTCGGCAACGCCACCACCATCATCTTCGAGGGACTCATGTCGGGAACCGGCATCGACTTCGGGCACCTTCACACGATCCTGCTGTGGGTCGTCGTGATCTACGTCCTCTCGTCGCTGCTGTCGCTTGCCCAGGGCTGGATCCTCAACGGCGTCACCCAGCGCACGGTGCTGCGGCTGCGCGCGCAAGTGGAGGACAAGATCCACCGGCTGCCGCTGAGCTACTTCGATCAGCACCCGCGCGGCGAGCTCCTGAGCCGCGTGACGAACGACATCGACAACGTGTCGCAGACCCTCCAGCAGACGCTCAGCCAGCTCTTCACGTCGATCCTCATGGTCATCGGCGTGCTGATCATGATGATCTACATCTCGCCGTGGCTCGCGCTGATTGCGGTGGTGTCCATCCCGTTGACCCTGGCGATCGTCACAGTGGTGGCCAAGCGCTCCCAGGTGATGTTCGTGGAGCAGTGGACCAAGACGGGGCAACTCAATGGACAGATCGAGGAGGACTTCACGGGTCATGCCCTCGTCAAGGTCTTCGGCCGTCAGCAGCGCTCGCAAGCGGAGTTCGACGAGACCAACGAGAAGCTCTTCAAGGCGAGCTTCGGCGCGCAGTTCGTGAGCGGGATCATCATGCCCGCGACGATGTTCGTCGGGAACCTCGTCTACGTCGGCGTCGCGGTTGTGGGCGGCATCATGGTGGCGCACGGCACGCTGCCGCTCGGCGACGTCCAGGCCTTCATCCAGTACTCGCGGCAGTTCCAGCAGCCGCTCTCGCAGCTCGGCTCGATGGCGAACCTCCTGCAGTCTGGCGTGGCGAGCGCGGAGCGGGTGTTCGACCTCCTCGACTCTCCGGATGAGACCGCTGACAGGCCCGACGCTCCCTCGCCTTCGGAGGGCAAGGGCAGGCTGGTCTTCGAGGACGTGAAGTTCTCGTACTCGGAGGACAAGCCGCTGATCGAAGACCTGTCCCTCACGGTCGAACCAGGGCGAACGGTCGCGATCGTGGGTCCGACGGGTGCGGGAAAGACGACGCTCGTCAACCTCATCATGCGGTTCTACGAGTTGAACGGCGGTCGCATCACCCTTGACGGGGTCGACATTGCGCACATGTCGCGACAGGACCTCCGGTCGCGGACGGGAATGGTGCTTCAGGACGCGTGGCTCTTTGGCGGCACCATCCGGGACAACATCGCCTACGGGAACATCGACGCGAGCGAAGAGGAGATTCTCGACGCAGCCAGGGCCGCGTACGTGGACCGCTTCGTGCACTCGCTGCCGGACGGCTACGACACCGTGCTCGACGACGACGCGACGAACGTCTCCGCAGGCGAGCGCCAGCTCATCACGATCGCGCGCGCGTTCGTGGCCAGGCCTCAGGTGCTCATCCTCGACGAGGCAACGAGCTCCGTGGACACGCGCACCGAGCTGCTGGTGCAGCACGCCATGGCGGACCTGCGCAAGGACCGCACGGCGTTTGTGATCGCGCACCGACTCTCGACCATTCGCGATGCGGACGTGATCCTGGTGATGGAGCACGGCGCGATCGTGGAGCAGGGAAACCACGCCGAGCTGCTCGCCGCCAAGGGTGCCTACGCGCGCCTCTACGAGGCTCAGTTCACCCAGCCGGTGGACGAGGTGGGCGCGGTCAGTTCTTAG
- a CDS encoding immune inhibitor A, with product MTTAAVLGAGLIVAPGAAAAPTVAPKAAEAGSSDNLPNPLEDKRTALRQTAITGVLGGNLETEQRGDSTVVKVGSETVSAANPNARGTAKSKKQGQYVELSRETTDRVFVVLTEFGDQASPYPPADNAQRTEGPLHNQIPKPKRKVDNSTIWRADYSQAYFQNLYFDDNAESLRAYYETQSSGRYSVNGEVTDWVKVPYTEGRYGTDACGDTVCTSVWDLVRDAANVWYQDQLAQGRSEADVNADLQSFDQWDRYDFDGDGDFNEPDGYIDHFQIVHAGGDEADGDPVYGDDAIWSHRWYAYVNQVGSTGPDANPLGGTEVGTSGVWIGDYTIQPENGGRSVFYHEYGHDLGLPDDYNEINGGDNNNEYWTLMAQSRLSAKNDAGIGERGGDLGAWNKLQLGWLNYKYLDSGTKAKVDLGVSEFNTKRPQALIVGLPLKSVTVDLGSPASGDSQWYSGTGNDLTSTLTRTVAVPTGSSALTFKTRYDIEEGYDYFFVEVDNGSGFVPIAGSITNATDVVGTDGTQADWTTANYDLSAFAGQTVQLRLRYTTDGGVAGNDPDVVDGIFLDDIAIDGVFADGAEDGDNGWTVDGFAAVGDTSTLEYPNYYIAASRSYTSFDKYLKTGPYFFGYASTKPNYVDHFAYQQGLLISYWDLSYEDNDTIEHPGNGRNLYIDAHPKPFKDVNGKLWRARVQVYDAPFSLKGPDSLTLHVNGVTSRIKGAKAAPVFDDTKKYWYSELPNHGVKLPAVGVKIRVDAQYANHMIVAVS from the coding sequence GTGACCACAGCGGCAGTGCTTGGAGCCGGGCTCATCGTGGCGCCCGGCGCGGCGGCGGCACCGACCGTCGCACCCAAGGCAGCGGAGGCTGGCTCCTCCGATAACCTGCCCAATCCGCTAGAAGACAAGCGCACCGCGCTTAGGCAGACAGCGATCACCGGTGTCCTCGGTGGCAACCTCGAAACCGAGCAGCGCGGGGACAGCACGGTCGTGAAGGTCGGCTCGGAGACCGTGAGTGCGGCCAACCCGAACGCTCGCGGCACGGCAAAGTCGAAGAAGCAAGGGCAATACGTGGAGCTCTCTCGCGAGACCACGGACCGGGTCTTCGTGGTCCTCACCGAGTTCGGCGACCAGGCGTCGCCATACCCACCGGCCGACAACGCTCAGCGCACAGAAGGGCCGCTGCACAACCAGATTCCCAAGCCCAAGAGGAAGGTCGACAACAGCACCATCTGGCGCGCCGACTACTCGCAGGCGTACTTCCAGAACCTCTACTTCGACGACAACGCCGAGTCCCTGCGCGCCTATTACGAGACGCAGTCCTCCGGCCGCTACAGCGTGAACGGCGAGGTCACAGACTGGGTGAAGGTGCCGTACACGGAGGGGCGCTACGGAACCGACGCGTGTGGAGACACGGTTTGCACGAGCGTGTGGGACCTCGTTCGCGACGCGGCAAACGTCTGGTACCAGGATCAATTGGCGCAGGGGCGTTCGGAAGCGGACGTCAACGCGGATCTTCAGTCCTTCGACCAATGGGACCGCTACGACTTTGACGGCGACGGCGACTTCAACGAGCCGGACGGCTACATCGATCACTTCCAGATCGTGCACGCGGGCGGCGACGAGGCCGACGGCGATCCCGTCTACGGCGATGACGCCATCTGGTCGCACCGCTGGTACGCCTACGTGAACCAGGTGGGCAGCACCGGACCGGACGCCAACCCCCTTGGAGGAACCGAGGTCGGCACGTCCGGGGTGTGGATCGGCGACTACACGATCCAGCCAGAGAACGGTGGGCGCAGCGTGTTCTATCACGAGTACGGCCACGACCTGGGCCTGCCAGACGACTACAACGAGATCAACGGCGGGGACAACAACAACGAGTACTGGACGCTCATGGCGCAGAGCAGACTCTCCGCCAAGAACGACGCCGGTATCGGTGAGCGCGGGGGCGACCTCGGAGCCTGGAACAAGCTCCAATTGGGCTGGTTGAACTACAAGTATCTCGATTCTGGCACCAAGGCCAAGGTGGACCTAGGAGTGTCCGAGTTCAATACCAAGCGCCCGCAAGCGCTCATCGTTGGCCTGCCACTGAAATCCGTCACCGTGGACCTTGGCAGCCCCGCATCTGGGGACAGCCAGTGGTACAGCGGCACGGGCAACGACCTCACGAGCACACTTACTCGCACTGTTGCGGTGCCAACGGGCAGCTCGGCGCTCACCTTCAAGACTCGCTACGACATTGAAGAGGGGTATGACTACTTCTTCGTCGAGGTCGACAACGGCTCCGGCTTTGTTCCCATCGCCGGCAGCATCACCAACGCGACCGATGTGGTGGGCACGGACGGGACCCAAGCAGACTGGACCACCGCTAACTACGACCTAAGTGCGTTCGCGGGCCAGACCGTGCAATTGCGGTTGCGCTATACGACCGACGGCGGCGTCGCGGGCAACGACCCCGACGTTGTGGACGGCATCTTCCTCGACGACATCGCCATTGACGGCGTCTTCGCGGACGGCGCGGAGGACGGCGACAACGGATGGACTGTGGACGGCTTCGCGGCCGTCGGCGACACGAGCACCTTGGAGTACCCCAACTACTACATCGCCGCATCGCGCTCATACACGTCGTTCGACAAGTACCTGAAGACGGGTCCGTACTTCTTTGGATACGCGAGCACCAAGCCCAATTACGTGGATCACTTCGCGTATCAGCAAGGGCTGCTCATCTCCTATTGGGACCTCTCGTACGAGGACAACGACACGATCGAGCACCCCGGCAACGGCCGGAACCTCTACATCGACGCCCACCCCAAGCCGTTCAAGGACGTCAACGGCAAGCTGTGGCGGGCGCGCGTGCAGGTCTATGACGCTCCGTTCAGCCTGAAGGGGCCTGACTCCCTGACGCTCCATGTCAACGGGGTCACGAGCCGCATCAAGGGAGCCAAGGCGGCGCCGGTCTTCGACGACACCAAGAAGTACTGGTACTCCGAACTGCCCAACCACGGCGTGAAGCTGCCGGCGGTTGGGGTGAAGATCCGCGTGGACGCGCAGTACGCGAACCACATGATCGTCGCGGTCTCGTAG
- the rpmE gene encoding 50S ribosomal protein L31, translating to MKQGIHPEYVATTVTCTCGNTFETKSTVTSGAINVEVCYNCHPFYTGKQKIMDTGGRVARFEKRYGAKK from the coding sequence ATGAAGCAAGGAATCCACCCCGAGTACGTGGCCACCACTGTCACGTGCACCTGCGGCAACACCTTTGAGACGAAGTCCACCGTGACGAGCGGCGCGATCAACGTCGAGGTCTGCTACAACTGCCACCCGTTCTACACGGGCAAGCAGAAGATCATGGACACCGGCGGTCGCGTGGCGCGCTTCGAGAAGCGCTACGGCGCCAAGAAGTAA
- a CDS encoding ThuA domain-containing protein translates to MRKPCLVVRGGWAGHDPVAATDVFLPALYGAGFAVDIEDTPEIYADAAAMARYDLVVQCMTMGSITVDEVAGLRQAIAAGTGFGGWHGGIIDSFRAQPDYLQLVGVEFAALPHAAKDRGRIDVEAYRDYTVHITPAGAGHEIIGDVTDFDVSTEQYWVLADGLNEVLADCELVPDDGDEWPRAVTMPVVWTRQWGRGRIFATSLGHTVDVLELPEVQGIIERGLVWAAR, encoded by the coding sequence ATGCGCAAGCCGTGCTTGGTCGTAAGGGGAGGATGGGCCGGCCATGACCCGGTGGCAGCGACGGACGTATTCCTGCCGGCGCTCTACGGAGCCGGTTTCGCCGTCGACATCGAGGACACTCCAGAGATCTACGCGGACGCAGCGGCGATGGCCCGCTACGACCTCGTAGTGCAGTGCATGACCATGGGCAGCATCACCGTTGACGAGGTAGCGGGGCTCCGCCAGGCCATCGCCGCAGGAACGGGCTTCGGCGGCTGGCACGGCGGCATCATCGACTCCTTCAGGGCCCAACCCGACTATCTGCAGCTGGTGGGGGTCGAGTTCGCAGCACTCCCCCATGCCGCTAAGGACCGCGGTCGCATCGACGTCGAGGCTTACCGCGACTACACGGTGCACATCACGCCCGCGGGAGCGGGTCACGAGATCATCGGTGATGTGACGGACTTCGACGTCTCCACCGAGCAGTATTGGGTGCTCGCAGATGGGCTGAATGAGGTGCTCGCGGACTGTGAGCTCGTTCCCGACGACGGGGACGAGTGGCCGCGGGCCGTGACGATGCCCGTGGTGTGGACACGTCAATGGGGCAGGGGGCGCATCTTCGCGACCTCCCTCGGCCACACCGTGGACGTCCTGGAGCTGCCGGAGGTCCAAGGCATCATCGAGCGAGGGCTCGTCTGGGCCGCTCGCTGA
- the rho gene encoding transcription termination factor Rho, protein MTDTTTAAADKSAALSAMKLPQLQALASELGVSGTAKMRKSDLVEAIKNGGAPVVTPQQVQQPAEQQAAEQQPAEQPASEQPAAERPATGQQDQEDAADRARRAALAVTEAAANDGVRVEAPRAEGEQQREPRQNNQRQNNQQRGQNQGQSNQGQTNPQRQNNEGQASGGDADDDDRSGRRRRGRGRGRGRQGEPRQAGQIVDLPDEDEVREDEELTPVGGIVDVLDNYAFIRTTGYLPGKSDVYVSMNQVRKYGIRRGDAVTGTARAPRPGERGQRQKFSALGSILTVNGMDPEAAKLRPEFGDLTPLYPQTRLHLETDSRNMTNRVIDLVAPIGKGQRGLIVSPPKAGKTLVMQSIANAVAVNNPEVHLMIVLVDERPEEVTDFQRSVKGEVIASTFDRPAADHTMVAELAIERAKRLVEMGQDVLILLDGITRLGRAYNLAAPASGRILSGGVDSSALYPPKKFFGAARNIEHGGSLTILATALVETGSKMDEVIFEEFKGTGNMELKLSRQLADRRIFPAVDVNASGTRREEILISPDELKISWKLRRVLSGLETQAAAELLLGRLKENKTNAEFLMQVAKTTPDSSFDADK, encoded by the coding sequence GTGACAGACACCACCACAGCGGCCGCGGACAAGAGCGCGGCCCTCAGTGCCATGAAACTTCCCCAGCTGCAGGCGCTCGCCTCAGAACTGGGCGTCTCTGGCACGGCCAAGATGCGAAAGAGCGACCTCGTGGAAGCTATCAAGAACGGCGGAGCGCCCGTAGTGACGCCCCAGCAGGTTCAGCAGCCCGCAGAGCAGCAGGCCGCCGAGCAGCAGCCCGCCGAGCAGCCGGCTTCCGAGCAGCCCGCCGCAGAACGCCCCGCCACCGGCCAGCAGGACCAGGAGGACGCGGCAGACCGCGCCCGTCGTGCCGCGCTCGCCGTGACGGAGGCCGCCGCGAACGACGGCGTGCGCGTCGAGGCGCCACGTGCCGAGGGCGAGCAGCAGCGCGAGCCGCGCCAGAACAACCAGCGGCAGAACAACCAGCAGCGCGGCCAGAACCAGGGCCAGAGCAATCAGGGCCAGACCAACCCGCAGCGACAGAACAACGAGGGCCAAGCGTCGGGCGGCGACGCCGACGACGACGACCGCTCAGGGCGCCGACGCCGTGGCCGCGGTCGCGGTCGTGGTCGCCAGGGTGAGCCTCGCCAGGCCGGGCAGATCGTGGACTTGCCGGATGAGGACGAGGTGCGCGAGGACGAGGAGCTGACCCCGGTCGGCGGCATCGTCGACGTGCTCGACAACTACGCCTTCATCCGCACCACCGGCTACCTGCCAGGCAAGTCGGACGTGTACGTCTCGATGAACCAGGTCCGCAAGTACGGCATTCGGCGCGGCGACGCCGTCACGGGCACCGCCCGGGCGCCCCGCCCCGGCGAGCGTGGCCAGCGCCAGAAGTTCTCTGCGCTCGGCTCGATCCTCACGGTCAACGGCATGGACCCGGAGGCCGCCAAGCTGCGTCCCGAGTTCGGTGACCTCACGCCGCTCTATCCGCAGACCCGCCTCCACCTTGAGACGGACTCGCGCAACATGACCAACCGCGTGATCGACCTCGTGGCCCCCATCGGCAAGGGTCAGCGCGGCCTGATCGTGTCCCCGCCCAAGGCGGGCAAGACGCTCGTGATGCAGTCGATCGCGAATGCCGTGGCGGTCAACAACCCCGAGGTTCACCTCATGATCGTCCTGGTGGACGAGCGTCCGGAGGAGGTCACCGACTTCCAGCGCTCCGTCAAGGGCGAGGTCATCGCGTCCACGTTCGACCGCCCCGCGGCCGACCACACTATGGTCGCCGAGCTCGCGATCGAGCGCGCAAAGCGCCTCGTCGAAATGGGCCAGGACGTCCTGATCCTGCTCGACGGCATCACGCGCCTTGGCCGCGCTTACAACCTTGCCGCACCAGCGTCGGGCCGTATTTTGTCCGGTGGTGTGGACAGCTCCGCGCTGTACCCGCCCAAGAAGTTCTTCGGTGCGGCGCGCAACATCGAGCACGGCGGTTCGCTGACGATCCTGGCGACCGCGCTCGTCGAGACCGGCTCCAAGATGGACGAGGTCATCTTCGAGGAGTTCAAGGGCACGGGCAACATGGAGCTCAAGCTCTCGCGCCAGCTCGCCGACCGCCGCATCTTCCCGGCCGTGGACGTCAACGCGTCCGGCACGCGCCGCGAGGAGATCCTCATCAGCCCAGACGAGCTCAAGATCTCGTGGAAGTTGCGTCGCGTCCTGTCCGGGCTCGAGACCCAGGCGGCGGCGGAGCTGCTGCTCGGTCGCCTCAAGGAGAACAAGACCAACGCCGAGTTCCTCATGCAGGTCGCCAAGACCACGCCTGACAGCTCGTTCGACGCAGACAAGTAG
- a CDS encoding glycoside hydrolase family 43 protein gives MFASFKATDAARGTAVLAADSPAGPYVPWSDGPVTPRDWECLDGTLYVDPDGEPWIVYCHEWLQVVDGRMIAQRLTPDLLETTGEPVELFRASSAPWVGAGDPAGLYDEPAYVTDGPWLHRLASGTLIMLWSSGNTSGSYAMGIARSLTGDVLGPWEHQAEPLWADDGGHGMIVRALDGRLLVTLHQPNQTPLERPVFAEIEETEHSIVLAD, from the coding sequence ATGTTCGCGTCCTTCAAGGCGACCGACGCCGCCCGCGGCACCGCGGTACTGGCCGCCGATTCTCCCGCGGGTCCGTACGTGCCCTGGTCGGACGGGCCCGTCACCCCGCGCGATTGGGAATGCCTCGACGGCACCCTCTACGTGGACCCGGATGGCGAGCCGTGGATCGTCTACTGCCACGAGTGGCTGCAGGTGGTCGACGGCCGCATGATCGCGCAGCGGCTCACCCCAGATCTGCTCGAGACCACGGGCGAGCCCGTCGAACTCTTCCGCGCGTCGTCCGCGCCGTGGGTGGGCGCCGGCGATCCCGCCGGGCTGTACGACGAGCCCGCGTACGTGACCGACGGCCCGTGGCTCCACCGGCTCGCGTCGGGAACCCTCATCATGCTGTGGTCGAGCGGCAACACGAGCGGCAGCTATGCGATGGGCATCGCACGCTCGCTCACGGGCGACGTCCTTGGCCCCTGGGAACACCAGGCAGAGCCGCTGTGGGCGGACGACGGCGGGCACGGGATGATCGTCAGGGCTCTAGACGGGCGCCTGCTCGTGACCCTGCACCAACCGAATCAGACGCCGCTCGAGCGGCCCGTCTTCGCGGAGATCGAGGAGACCGAGCACTCGATAGTCCTGGCGGACTGA
- a CDS encoding ROK family transcriptional regulator, translating to MIDARGQETLTGAAQAEVFQILRDGQPRTRSELATLTGLARSTVAARVDALLRAKLISPVADAASTGGRPSRQFAFDGTRHCVLGVDIGATHAHVALTDLHGTMLVDTQVELSVAEGPHKVLGWVIDEGARLLAERAKSISLRAVGIGLPGPVEHATGRPVDPPIMPGWDRFDVPGMVADALGVPVLVDNDVNVMAVGEHHDYWPEVEDLLLLKVATGIGAGVIVGGRVHRGAQGIAGDIGHVWVPEAEGVLCRCGSIGCLEAIAAGPAIAAKLQAHGMDATSTGDVVAAVLRGDIEAVREVREAGRIIGRVLTTCVSLINPAVIVLGGPISNAGDHLLAGAREIIYTRSAPLSTSNLQIVRSRGAAMAAVSGASAMAIQQVLSVESVEALVRDAAA from the coding sequence ATGATCGACGCACGAGGCCAGGAGACCCTCACTGGGGCGGCCCAGGCGGAGGTCTTCCAGATTCTGCGCGATGGCCAGCCGCGAACCCGATCAGAACTCGCGACCCTCACCGGACTCGCGCGCTCGACGGTGGCTGCCCGCGTGGACGCCCTGCTGCGCGCCAAGCTCATCTCTCCCGTCGCCGACGCTGCCTCCACCGGGGGTCGGCCCTCCCGCCAGTTCGCCTTTGACGGCACTCGACACTGCGTCCTCGGCGTCGACATCGGCGCCACGCACGCGCACGTAGCGCTCACGGACCTGCACGGCACGATGCTCGTGGACACGCAGGTGGAGCTGTCCGTCGCCGAGGGGCCGCACAAGGTGCTCGGCTGGGTCATCGACGAAGGCGCGCGTTTGCTCGCAGAACGCGCCAAGTCCATCAGCCTCAGGGCGGTGGGGATCGGTCTTCCGGGGCCCGTTGAGCACGCCACGGGCAGGCCGGTTGACCCGCCGATCATGCCCGGCTGGGATCGATTCGACGTGCCAGGCATGGTCGCGGACGCGCTCGGAGTGCCCGTGCTCGTCGACAACGACGTCAACGTCATGGCAGTCGGCGAGCACCACGACTACTGGCCGGAAGTCGAGGACCTGCTGCTGCTGAAGGTGGCGACGGGCATCGGCGCCGGCGTGATCGTCGGCGGCCGTGTGCATCGCGGCGCCCAGGGCATCGCGGGCGACATCGGGCACGTGTGGGTGCCCGAGGCCGAAGGCGTCCTGTGCCGCTGCGGCTCAATCGGCTGCCTCGAGGCGATCGCCGCGGGACCGGCCATCGCTGCCAAGCTCCAGGCCCATGGGATGGACGCGACGAGCACCGGCGACGTCGTCGCGGCCGTCTTGCGTGGCGACATCGAGGCTGTGCGAGAGGTGCGCGAGGCGGGCCGCATCATCGGCCGTGTACTCACCACGTGCGTGAGCCTCATCAATCCCGCAGTCATCGTGCTCGGCGGCCCCATCTCGAACGCCGGCGACCACCTGCTCGCAGGCGCGCGCGAGATCATCTACACGCGCTCTGCGCCCCTGTCGACGAGCAATCTGCAGATCGTTCGTTCCCGTGGAGCGGCGATGGCCGCCGTGTCCGGAGCGTCCGCCATGGCAATCCAGCAAGTGCTGTCTGTCGAGTCGGTGGAGGCTCTCGTGAGGGACGCGGCGGCGTAG
- the prfA gene encoding peptide chain release factor 1, with product MAEAFAAVQPLLDEYADIERQLADPSVHADAGRARTLGRRFAELGRVVAAHRAWAAATEDLAAARDMADADPEFAAEVPALEHAADDATEHLRRILIPRDPDDARDAILEIKSGEGGEESALFAGDLLKMYLKYAESRGWKAEVLEANHTDMGGYKDVSVAIKAPGTVQPEDGVWAHLKYEGGVHRVQRVPATESQGRIHTSAAGVLVFPEAEEVGEIEIDPNDVRVDVFRSSGPGGQSVNTTDSAVRLTHVPTGIVVSCQNEKSQLQNKESAFRILRARLLAAQKEAAEAEASDLRKSQVRTVDRSERIRTYNFPENRIADHRTGYKAYNLDQVLAGDIGPVIQSAIDADEAARLAGSGA from the coding sequence GTGGCCGAGGCCTTCGCGGCCGTCCAGCCACTGCTGGACGAGTACGCCGACATCGAGCGGCAGTTAGCCGACCCCAGCGTCCATGCCGACGCTGGGCGGGCTCGCACGCTCGGGCGCCGCTTCGCGGAGCTCGGCCGGGTTGTCGCCGCCCACCGCGCGTGGGCGGCGGCGACTGAGGACCTCGCCGCCGCGCGGGATATGGCCGACGCCGATCCCGAGTTCGCGGCCGAGGTTCCCGCTTTGGAGCACGCGGCCGACGACGCCACCGAGCACCTCCGCCGCATCCTCATCCCTCGCGACCCAGACGACGCCCGCGACGCGATCCTCGAGATCAAGTCCGGCGAGGGCGGCGAGGAGTCCGCGCTGTTCGCGGGCGACCTGCTGAAGATGTACCTCAAGTACGCGGAGAGCCGCGGCTGGAAGGCCGAGGTCCTCGAGGCCAACCACACCGACATGGGCGGCTACAAGGACGTCTCGGTGGCGATCAAGGCCCCCGGCACCGTCCAGCCAGAAGACGGCGTGTGGGCCCACCTCAAGTACGAGGGCGGCGTGCACCGCGTGCAGCGCGTCCCCGCCACGGAGTCGCAGGGCCGCATCCACACCTCGGCCGCTGGCGTGCTGGTCTTCCCGGAGGCCGAGGAGGTCGGCGAGATCGAGATCGACCCCAACGACGTCCGTGTGGACGTCTTCCGCAGCTCCGGCCCCGGCGGCCAATCCGTCAACACCACGGATTCAGCGGTCCGCCTCACGCACGTCCCCACGGGAATCGTCGTGAGCTGCCAGAACGAGAAGAGCCAGCTCCAGAACAAGGAGTCCGCCTTCCGCATCCTGCGCGCGCGCCTGCTCGCCGCGCAGAAGGAGGCCGCGGAGGCCGAAGCGAGCGACCTGCGCAAGTCCCAGGTGCGCACCGTGGACCGTTCCGAGCGCATCCGCACCTACAACTTCCCCGAGAACCGCATCGCGGACCACCGCACCGGCTACAAGGCCTACAACCTCGACCAGGTGCTCGCAGGCGACATCGGCCCCGTGATTCAGTCGGCCATCGACGCAGACGAGGCGGCCCGCCTCGCAGGCAGCGGCGCCTAA
- a CDS encoding DUF6325 family protein, with translation MGAGPVEIVTIGFEKGKFDGSIIEELSKVVSAGTITLIDGVFVHKTGEHSFEIAELSEDPEYGDLVGLVARVEGLISDEDVDAVADDLPVGSAAAVLVFEHTWIIPVRDAIANAGGVLLDTVRIPGPAVDALLDELAELEEEE, from the coding sequence GTGGGTGCAGGACCCGTAGAGATCGTCACGATCGGGTTCGAGAAGGGGAAGTTCGACGGCTCCATCATCGAGGAGCTGTCGAAGGTGGTCAGCGCAGGCACCATCACCCTTATCGACGGAGTGTTTGTTCACAAGACAGGTGAGCACAGTTTCGAGATCGCGGAACTGTCAGAGGACCCCGAATATGGGGACCTCGTTGGCCTCGTCGCGCGCGTCGAGGGCCTCATCTCGGATGAAGACGTCGACGCCGTCGCCGACGACCTCCCCGTGGGAAGCGCCGCCGCCGTGCTCGTGTTTGAGCACACGTGGATCATCCCGGTCCGCGACGCGATTGCGAACGCCGGTGGCGTGTTGCTCGACACCGTCCGGATTCCCGGACCAGCAGTTGACGCTTTGCTCGACGAACTCGCCGAGCTCGAAGAAGAGGAGTAA
- a CDS encoding SHOCT domain-containing protein — translation MPIGRIGRPGLVGTMARTAVVAGTATAVSGNMQHRQQQKWAGQQAAADQAAYEAQQVDYNAQQLAAMQQQMAQMQAAQQQPQVAAAPAGDDLMAKLSQLADLKNAGVLSEEEFAAAKAKLLS, via the coding sequence ATGCCCATTGGACGCATTGGCCGCCCCGGGCTCGTGGGCACCATGGCTCGCACCGCTGTCGTCGCCGGAACCGCCACCGCAGTCTCCGGCAACATGCAGCACCGTCAGCAGCAGAAGTGGGCGGGCCAGCAGGCCGCCGCCGACCAGGCCGCCTACGAGGCGCAGCAGGTTGACTACAACGCCCAGCAGCTCGCCGCTATGCAGCAGCAGATGGCGCAGATGCAGGCGGCTCAGCAGCAGCCTCAGGTTGCCGCTGCCCCGGCCGGCGACGACCTCATGGCGAAGCTCTCGCAGTTGGCCGACCTCAAGAACGCCGGCGTGCTCTCCGAAGAGGAGTTCGCCGCCGCCAAGGCGAAGCTGCTCTCCTAG